In Sceloporus undulatus isolate JIND9_A2432 ecotype Alabama chromosome 7, SceUnd_v1.1, whole genome shotgun sequence, one DNA window encodes the following:
- the AJM1 gene encoding apical junction component 1 homolog, whose protein sequence is MTRTDPPDLLVSTVYQDIRVSSVTPSHFSAGPPARPCETSMSSSLENQPSQHFNKRHCRSFDFLESLDDPPATPPAMERISRRPPTPEPSSVPGGRKPSVRAAALEEYVGKAHSRGREALREQAAQVEPKRRARSKSAPRTKSSFIPVAIPISSCSPPAPARRGRETHRVPRELERMEVSPRRDGSYASMKALMNEVHPIKLQPQRSSGSRISPLCVSGTNCYEAGHPAMRPPPPSVHVKRRVDIKPDEATVMHAARSAKPSHGHGEAPLAWPRPPGTAHSLTVPSSRQVSMSRTPTPSDTYSGDHRVLPLYPADLYDGGPAMPEGGCIPYSPYVPTKFFYTEEPGSGFPLKSSGYEGYPTHYGAPVLPPPSQPFYTDEPPQSSFHPVPGRTFFVEENRTHYPVQEAPTRTYYSDDPHFYTPRTVPLKAVYTEDPRAYPAVAANPRVFYAEDYGKYHEREAMSRTYPHPRSVPPVHFNDWYCPERGTPPYQTWQMSRVPPQQPAPHAMLSSWHASYSVSPPRLGVDTRHYSKSWDNILTPHVRREDPLLRGRSYENLLARDPHRALSPDDRRQPVVVNLSSSPKRYAALSLSENSLLEKMHADGGRHGWFVTPEITITDNDIRANGFCKGERRSASWDILDSGDMRERGCGPPQPYVLDPGAKESAARQRSLEQLDELITDLVIDYKPPSFCQPSEVSNLADQLRRLISDGLALPAKKPESWKPLEPHPTKEQPGRSSFHAELRKDQGRRSADAPAPTAGVFEKPPEECSPDLSADEDDVMMCSNAKCRRTETMFNACLYFKSCHSCYTYYCSRNCRREDWDTHKESCIYGRIGSTCRHVLQFCRENGEVHKAFSRIAKVGFLSRGRGVLFLGFPNSGSAENFLQFGLESLLMSPTYLSMRELEGYSDNLGEYARELREAGQQYDPEECFLLNVTVAVGQNVPERPSPKVQVPTVRKYAKVALASSSPEKKILKKERDMETLILTPPPGTADIDKDGEEGRKAREVCFINIQRELRIRGVFLRHEFPKVYEQLCSFVESNKRFTPTTIYPIDKRTGKQFMCMIMAASEPRTLDWVASPNLLDDIM, encoded by the coding sequence ATGACCCGAACGGACCCGCCTGACCTCCTGGTATCAACGGTGTATCAGGATATCCGCGTGTCTTCGGTCACCCCCTCCCACTTTTCTGCCGGCCCACCCGCCAGGCCATGCGAGACCTCCATGTCTTCCTCCCTGGAAAACCAGCCCTCCCAGCACTTTAACAAGCGCCACTGCCGCAGCTTCGACTTCCTGGAGTCCCTCGACGACCCACCAGCCACCCCACCCGctatggaacggatctcccggaGACCCCCAACACCAGAGCCCTCCTCAGTCCCTGGGGGCAGGAAGCCGTCTGTCAGGGCGGCCGCTTTGGAGGAGTACGTCGGCAAGGCCCACTCCCGTGGGAGGGAGGCCCTCAGAGAACAGGCTGCGCAAGTGGAACCCAAGAGGCGGGCGCGGTCCAAGAGCGCCCCCCGGACCAAATCCTCCTTCATCCCAGTCGCCATCCCCATCTCCTCATGTTCCCCGCCAGCCCCGGCTCGGAGGGGTCGGGAGACGCACCGCGTGCCCAGGGAACTCGAGCGGATGGAGGTGTCCCCTCGCCGGGACGGCAGCTACGCCTCCATGAAGGCCCTTATGAATGAGGTGCACCCTATCAAGCTCCAGCCTCAGCGCAGCAGCGGCAGCCGCATCTCCCCACTCTGCGTCTCTGGCACCAACTGCTACGAGGCCGGACACCCGGCCATGCGGCCTCCACCTCCAAGTGTCCATGTCAAGCGGCGGGTGGACATCAAGCCAGATGAGGCCACCGTCATGCACGCTGCCCGCAGTGCCAAGCCTTCCCATGGGCATGGGGAAGCCCCTCTCGCCTGGCCACGTCCTCCAGGCACTGCCCACAGCCTGACTGTGCCCAGCAGCCGGCAGGTGTCTATGTCTCGGACACCCACACCCAGTGACACCTACAGCGGAGACCATCGGGTGCTGCCACTGTATCCCGCTGACCTGTACGACGGGGGTCCTGCCATGCCGGAAGGGGGCTGCATCCCCTATTCCCCATACGTGCCAACTAAGTTCTTCTATACCGAGGAGCCAGGCAGTGGCTTCCCTTTGAAAAGCTCCGGCTACGAAGGGTACCCAACCCATTATGGGGCCCCcgtccttcctcctccatcacagCCCTTTTACACAGATGAGCCTCCGCAAAGCAGCTTCCACCCTGTTCCTGGAAGAACGTTTTTTGTGGAGGAAAACCGGACGCATTATCCTGTCCAGGAGGCCCCCACTCGGACTTACTACAGCGATGACCCCCATTTTTACACCCCCCGGACTGTTCCCTTGAAGGCCGTTTACACTGAAGACCCCCGAGCCTATCCCGCTGTGGCAGCCAACCCCAGAGTCTTCTATGCGGAAGACTATGGGAAATACCACGAACGGGAAGCCATGTCTCGGACATACCCACATCCTCGGAGTGTCCCCCCTGTGCATTTTAATGACTGGTATTGCCCTGAGAGGGGGACACCTCCCTACCAGACGTGGCAGATGTCTCGAGTCCCTCCCCAGCAGCCTGCGCCCCATGCCATGCTGTCCTCCTGGCATGCCAGCTACAGCGTCAGCCCTCCCCGGCTTGGTGTGGACACACGGCACTACTCCAAGTCATGGGATAACATCCTGACCCCCCACGTGCGCCGGGAGGATCCTCTGTTGCGCGGGCGCAGCTATGAGAACCTCTTGGCCAGGGACCCACATCGTGCCTTATCCCCTGATGACCGGCGGCAACCCGTGGTGGTCAACCTCTCCAGTTCACCCAAGCGCTATGCTGCCCTCTCACTATCTGAGAACTCTCTTCTGGAGAAGATGCATGCAGATGGTGGGCGCCATGGCTGGTTCGTCACCCCAGAGATCACCATCACGGACAACGACATCCGGGCCAATGGGTTCTGCAAGGGCGAGAGGCGATCGGCCAGCTGGGACATCCTGGATTCGGGAGACATGCGGGAGAGGGGCTGTGGCCCACCACAGCCTTACGTTCTGGACCCCGGTGCCAAAGAAAGTGCCGCCCGGCAGCGCAGCCTGGAGCAGCTGGACGAGCTCATTACCGACCTTGTCATAGACTATAAGCCCCCATCCTTCTGCCAGCCCAGCGAAGTGAGCAATTTGGCCGACCAGCTCCGGCGACTGATCAGCGACGGCTTGGCCCTGCCGGCTAAGAAGCCGGAGTCCTGGAAGCCGCTGGAACCCCATCCCACCAAGGAGCAACCTGGGCGCAGCTCTTTCCATGCTGAGCTGCGCAAGGACCAAGGCCGGCGCTCGGCTGATGCCCCTGCGCCCACGGCCGGAGTCTTCGAGAAGCCCCCGGAGGAATGTTCCCCGGACCTCAGCGCTGATGAGGACGATGTGATGATGTGCTCCAATGCCAAGTGCCGGCGGACGGAGACCATGTTCAACGCCTGCCTCTACTTCAAGTCCTGCCACAGCTGCTACACCTACTACTGCTCCCGCAACTGCCGCCGCGAGGACTGGGACACCCACAAAGAGAGCTGCATCTACGGGCGGATCGGCAGCACCTGCCGCCACGTCCTCCAGTTCTGCCGGGAGAACGGGGAGGTCCACAAGGCCTTCTCCCGCATCGCCAAGGTGGGCTTCCTCTCTCGGGGCCGCGGCGTCCTCTTCCTGGGCTTCCCCAACTCGGGCTCGGCAGAGAACTTCCTGCAGTTCGGCCTGGAGAGCCTGCTGATGTCGCCCACCTACCTGTCCATGCGGGAGCTGGAGGGCTATTCGGACAACCTCGGGGAGTACGCCCGGGAGCTTCGGGAGGCCGGGCAGCAGTACGACCCGGAGGAGTGCTTCCTCCTGAACGTGACCGTGGCAGTTGGGCAGAACGTCCCCGAGAGGCCCTCCCCCAAGGTGCAGGTGCCCACTGTCCGCAAGTACGCCAAGGTGGCCTTAGCCTCCTCCAGCCCCGAGAAGAAGATCCTTAAGAAGGAGAGGGACATGGAGACGCTGATCCTGACGCCGCCGCCAGGGACAGCCGACATCGACAAGGATGGCGAGGAGGGGCGCAAGGCCCGCGAGGTCTGCTTCATCAACATCCAGCGGGAGCTGCGCATCCGCGGGGTCTTCTTGCGGCACGAGTTCCCCAAGGTGTACGAGCAGCTCTGCTCCTTCGTGGAGAGCAACAAGCGCTTCACGCCCACCACCATCTACCCCATCGACAAGCGGACTGGGAAGCAGTTCATGTGTATGATCATGGCGGCCTCCGAGCCGCGCACGCTTGACTGGGTGGCCAGCCCCAACCTCCTGGATGACATCATGtga
- the PHPT1 gene encoding 14 kDa phosphohistidine phosphatase — MAAGGGLDRVPDVDIDPDGVFKYVLIRVTPEGAGPSKDVVRGYAWAEYHADIFERVAEELERLGLRCQCLGGGRIDHQSGAKKIRVYGYSVGFGRAKHSVSTEKLKAAFPDYQVSWSDEGY; from the exons ATGGCGGCGGGAGGAGGCTTAGACCGCGTCCCAGACGTCGACATCGACCCTGACGGCGTCTTCAAGTACGTCCTGATTCGCGTCACGCcggagggggcggggccttccAAAGACGTCGTGCGCGGATACGCTTGGGCCGAGTATCACG CTGACATCTTTGAGCGCGTGGCGGAGGAGCTGGAGAGGCTGGGCCTGCGCTGCCAGTGCCTGGGAGGCGGACGCATCGACCACCAGAGCGGCGCCAAGAAGATCCGCGTCTATGGCTACTCCGTG GGTTTCGGCCGAGCCAAACACTCCGTTTCCACAGAGAAGCTGAAGGCCGCTTTCCCGGACTACCAGGTCAGCTGGTCCGACGAAGGCTACTGA